A window of the Paenibacillus woosongensis genome harbors these coding sequences:
- a CDS encoding nucleoside recognition domain-containing protein produces MNHESSQNSGLLSTILLGMTAVLLVICIIYAPSQAFEASSQGLALWWRIVFPALLPFLVLSQILMATGYAHGLGSFIDPVTRRLLGLPGTLGWVLPLGMTAGFPAAAEAAAALYKQGKITAYEAEKLASFSHYCSPVLIVIVVGTAYMKQPELGLFLLGIHWASGLSAAVTMNWLSFGLKRKQAGTGPDSEHTGSRSAESRWKLALRQIEEARREDGRSFGKLLGDSVGSAVQTLMATGGYMLIFAVIIQIASSWLAPLLSPSLTAKPIAALLEVHLGSYALATTGLSSPLPAALTGALLGWSGLSAYLQARAALKPTGLSGVFFLINRIIHGIYAYVLTLLLWKPIAVMMPLPFPANGSLNGTAAWVPGEGLPLMKWKVFSSVVSWQLCMLGLLIMLVLFAAFLWSKHFRTKRTS; encoded by the coding sequence ATGAATCACGAAAGTTCTCAAAACAGCGGCTTGCTCTCTACGATTCTGCTGGGAATGACCGCCGTCTTGCTAGTTATCTGTATTATTTATGCTCCTAGCCAAGCTTTTGAAGCTTCGAGTCAAGGGCTCGCTCTTTGGTGGAGAATCGTCTTTCCCGCCTTGCTGCCTTTTCTCGTGCTTTCGCAGATCCTCATGGCAACGGGATACGCCCACGGGCTCGGCTCATTCATCGATCCGGTCACCCGCCGGCTCCTCGGCCTGCCGGGCACGCTGGGCTGGGTGCTTCCCCTTGGCATGACTGCGGGATTTCCTGCAGCCGCGGAAGCAGCAGCCGCTTTATATAAACAAGGCAAGATCACCGCATATGAAGCGGAGAAATTGGCGAGCTTTTCGCATTACTGCAGCCCCGTGCTCATCGTCATTGTTGTAGGCACCGCTTATATGAAGCAGCCTGAACTGGGGCTGTTTCTGCTCGGCATACACTGGGCATCGGGCCTAAGCGCCGCAGTAACCATGAACTGGCTCTCCTTTGGCCTTAAGCGCAAGCAAGCAGGCACGGGCCCGGATTCAGAACATACGGGCAGCCGTTCGGCTGAATCGCGGTGGAAGCTCGCCTTGCGCCAAATTGAAGAAGCGCGGCGCGAAGACGGCCGCAGCTTCGGCAAGCTTCTTGGCGATTCTGTTGGCTCGGCCGTGCAAACATTGATGGCGACGGGCGGATATATGCTCATTTTTGCCGTCATCATACAAATCGCTTCCTCTTGGCTGGCGCCGCTCCTATCGCCATCCCTGACAGCCAAGCCGATCGCCGCCCTGCTTGAAGTGCACCTTGGATCGTACGCTTTAGCCACGACCGGCTTATCCTCTCCTCTGCCGGCAGCCCTTACAGGCGCCTTGCTCGGCTGGAGCGGGCTAAGCGCCTACTTGCAGGCACGAGCAGCGCTGAAGCCGACCGGGCTTAGCGGCGTTTTTTTTCTGATCAACCGAATCATTCACGGCATCTATGCCTATGTATTAACCCTCTTGCTTTGGAAGCCGATCGCTGTAATGATGCCGCTGCCCTTCCCCGCCAACGGCAGCCTGAACGGAACCGCAGCATGGGTACCGGGGGAAGGCCTGCCGCTGATGAAATGGAAAGTCTTCTCAAGCGTCGTCTCCTGGCAGCTGTGCATGCTCGGACTGCTGATCATGCTCGTTTTGTTTGCCGCTTTTCTATGGTCAAAGCATTTCAGGACAAAACGCACTTCCTGA
- a CDS encoding SepM family pheromone-processing serine protease, which produces MRQSRSAVIKAGLYLITLAIVVYVVVYMPTPYMINQPGTAEEIKPMVTIPSGDPEEKGTFMLTTVSVSYANLAMLATSQFQAHTEVVRKEPDRNEKEYATQQQFYMSNSQSNAIMAAYNLANVKYEIVPEYVFVVGLSKILAPKGDFQSGDIISELEGHKVKRFEDLPALLQGKKAGDLAEVVLSRGGKEIRQQVELVEIGQDEALPKAGLGVSVGEIRKVMPADKSKEVKFADTRIGGPSAGLMFTLEIYNQLTPGDLSKGYRVAGTGTITEDGTIGSIGGVQFKIVASHREKAEIFFVPEANYKDAKAKADEIGTSMKLVPVKHVQDALRYLQDLPVKTPPGT; this is translated from the coding sequence ATGCGTCAATCCAGATCAGCAGTCATAAAAGCGGGGTTATACCTGATTACGCTTGCCATTGTGGTGTATGTGGTTGTTTATATGCCTACGCCATATATGATCAATCAGCCGGGCACAGCGGAGGAAATCAAGCCGATGGTAACGATCCCTTCCGGGGATCCGGAGGAGAAGGGGACGTTCATGCTGACGACCGTATCCGTAAGTTATGCTAATCTGGCGATGCTGGCAACCTCGCAGTTTCAAGCCCACACTGAGGTCGTACGCAAAGAGCCGGACCGCAACGAAAAGGAGTATGCAACGCAGCAGCAGTTCTATATGAGCAATTCGCAATCGAATGCCATTATGGCGGCCTACAACTTGGCGAACGTAAAATATGAAATCGTGCCTGAGTACGTGTTCGTCGTGGGCTTGTCCAAGATACTTGCTCCGAAGGGGGATTTTCAATCCGGGGATATTATTTCCGAGCTTGAGGGGCATAAGGTAAAGCGGTTTGAGGATCTCCCGGCGCTGCTTCAGGGCAAGAAAGCAGGCGATCTGGCTGAGGTCGTGCTGAGCCGCGGGGGCAAAGAAATCCGCCAGCAGGTGGAGCTCGTCGAAATCGGGCAGGATGAGGCGCTGCCCAAGGCCGGTCTCGGTGTAAGCGTTGGCGAGATCCGCAAGGTCATGCCCGCGGATAAGAGCAAGGAAGTCAAATTTGCCGACACCCGGATCGGCGGCCCATCTGCGGGGCTCATGTTTACGCTCGAAATATATAACCAGCTGACCCCGGGCGACCTTAGCAAAGGCTATCGGGTCGCTGGAACCGGAACGATTACCGAGGACGGGACAATCGGCTCGATCGGCGGGGTGCAGTTCAAGATCGTCGCCTCTCACCGGGAGAAGGCGGAAATATTTTTTGTGCCGGAAGCGAATTATAAGGATGCCAAGGCTAAGGCGGATGAAATCGGCACGTCGATGAAGCTGGTCCCGGTCAAGCATGTTCAGGATGCGCTGCGGTATTTACAGGATTTGCCCGTAAAAACGCCGCCGGGCACGTAA
- a CDS encoding nucleotidyltransferase family protein, with the protein MLRQRGGHARRAAAARPPAGGRERRAQGGDRGGARHRGELPCGLRCRCRTQRGRPAGGGPGSAAGAAAARALLEQPNNSLGLHYLIALQRLGSALAPLTVRREGAGYRDAVPCSASIASATAIRELIAGEGGLSAATPYIPPYTAEILAREFRSGRGPVTWESFAAPLFHRLLTSSRETLAEHHEVTEGLEFRIKKMLPQLNQLTVEELLEKLKTKRYTYTKLQRMLLHILLQHGKLAMAPEALAQGPGYLRVLAFSRKGRELLKRMKASASLPIVTRAAAFSHPGLELDIQAAAAYANAMPIRNDSEIFRDFRQPPITI; encoded by the coding sequence GTGCTTCGGCAGCGAGGCGGGCACGCTCGCCGAGCTGCAGCCGCTCGCCCGCCAGCTGGCGGGCGAGAGCGGCGCGCTCAAGGCGGCGATCGCGGAGGAGCTCGCCACCGGGGCGAGCTACCCTGCGGCTTACGCTGCCGCTGCCGCACGCAGCGTGGCCGCCCCGCCGGGGGCGGCCCTGGCTCCGCTGCCGGCGCAGCTGCAGCGCGAGCGCTGCTGGAGCAGCCCAACAACAGCCTTGGGCTGCACTACCTCATCGCGCTGCAGCGGCTCGGCAGCGCCCTCGCGCCGCTCACGGTGCGGCGCGAGGGCGCCGGCTACCGCGACGCCGTGCCATGCTCCGCGAGCATCGCCAGCGCCACCGCCATACGCGAGCTCATTGCGGGGGAAGGCGGCCTTAGCGCCGCCACTCCCTACATCCCGCCCTATACGGCGGAAATTCTCGCCCGGGAATTCCGCTCCGGGCGGGGCCCTGTCACTTGGGAGAGCTTCGCCGCTCCCTTGTTCCATCGCCTGCTGACGAGCTCACGGGAGACGCTGGCTGAGCATCATGAAGTGACCGAGGGCCTGGAATTCCGCATCAAAAAAATGCTGCCCCAGCTTAACCAGCTGACCGTTGAGGAGCTTCTGGAGAAGCTCAAGACCAAAAGGTATACGTACACAAAACTGCAGCGTATGCTTCTCCATATTTTGCTGCAGCACGGCAAGCTTGCGATGGCGCCGGAGGCGCTGGCCCAAGGCCCAGGATATTTACGGGTACTTGCCTTCAGCAGAAAAGGCCGCGAGCTGCTCAAACGAATGAAGGCCAGCGCATCCCTGCCTATCGTGACCAGGGCGGCCGCCTTCTCCCATCCTGGCCTGGAGCTCGACATTCAAGCTGCAGCAGCATATGCGAACGCCATGCCTATCCGGAATGATTCCGAAATATTCCGGGACTTCCGCCAGCCGCCGATCACGATCTAG
- a CDS encoding YceD family protein — protein MDFRFRQMASHDGPKQLHDALDMSHVVQGRNDIHGMSPLVCDLTAVYAEGNVVEMTGTLSAEMDMSCSRCLKPLKHKVDIEFEETFKRIDTPVEEGQNEEEDDIRLIADDQVDLNPYIEEALLLNLPYAAVCKEDCMGLCPSCGTDLNERDCGCKNERIDPRLAALGDFFKK, from the coding sequence ATGGATTTTAGATTTCGCCAGATGGCCTCTCACGACGGGCCGAAGCAGCTGCATGATGCTCTGGATATGAGTCATGTCGTCCAAGGGCGCAATGACATTCACGGCATGAGTCCGCTTGTATGTGACTTGACAGCTGTGTACGCGGAAGGGAACGTAGTTGAGATGACAGGCACGCTGTCCGCGGAAATGGACATGTCCTGCTCCCGCTGCCTTAAGCCTTTGAAGCATAAAGTCGATATCGAATTTGAGGAAACCTTCAAACGCATTGACACCCCCGTAGAAGAAGGGCAGAATGAAGAAGAAGATGACATCCGGCTGATTGCCGATGATCAGGTGGATTTGAATCCATATATTGAAGAGGCATTGCTTCTCAATCTTCCATATGCTGCCGTTTGCAAGGAAGACTGCATGGGACTTTGTCCCAGCTGCGGAACGGACTTGAACGAACGGGATTGCGGCTGCAAGAACGAGCGGATCGATCCGCGGCTGGCAGCGCTAGGTGACTTTTTCAAAAAATGA
- the rpmF gene encoding 50S ribosomal protein L32 — protein sequence MAVPQRRTSKTRRDKRRTHFKLAVPGMVKCEQCGELKLAHHVCKVCGTYKAREVIKG from the coding sequence ATGGCAGTACCTCAACGGAGAACGTCCAAGACGCGCCGCGACAAACGCCGCACGCACTTCAAATTGGCTGTGCCGGGCATGGTAAAATGTGAACAATGCGGAGAATTGAAGCTTGCTCACCACGTATGTAAAGTATGCGGAACATACAAAGCAAGAGAAGTTATCAAAGGTTAA
- the fapR gene encoding transcription factor FapR, with translation MPKRARQQQLVKLIEENPFVTDQELTRQLKVSIQTIRLDRMELGIPELRERMKLMAERSYDQVRSLPLHEVIGEIVDLQLDKSGISIFEISKEHVFSRTGIARGHHIFAQANSLAVAVINDEIALTFSADIRFIRPVHLGEKCIAKAYVRPVSGNKGKAKVEVFTYVGEEMVFQGNFVIYRSAVEDNNEGGSQHENRH, from the coding sequence TTGCCCAAGAGGGCGAGGCAGCAGCAGCTCGTCAAACTGATCGAAGAGAATCCTTTCGTCACAGATCAGGAGCTGACCCGGCAGCTGAAGGTGAGCATCCAGACGATCCGGCTCGACCGGATGGAGCTCGGTATTCCTGAGCTGCGCGAGCGGATGAAGCTGATGGCGGAACGATCCTATGACCAGGTGCGTTCATTGCCGCTGCATGAGGTTATTGGTGAAATCGTCGATTTGCAGTTGGATAAGAGCGGAATATCTATTTTTGAAATAAGCAAGGAACATGTCTTTTCACGGACGGGCATCGCGCGGGGACATCATATTTTTGCGCAGGCCAATTCATTGGCCGTAGCAGTCATTAACGATGAGATTGCGCTCACATTCTCGGCGGATATCCGGTTTATCCGTCCGGTTCATTTGGGCGAGAAGTGCATCGCCAAAGCATATGTTCGTCCAGTTTCCGGCAACAAGGGCAAGGCCAAGGTCGAAGTGTTCACCTACGTTGGCGAAGAGATGGTGTTCCAAGGGAACTTCGTCATTTACCGTTCCGCGGTAGAGGACAATAACGAAGGAGGAAGTCAGCATGAGAATCGCCATTGA
- the plsX gene encoding phosphate acyltransferase PlsX — MRIAIDAMGGDHAPKSTLEGALAAAKEWNDIEIILVGDQAQLEPLLKDSAVPANLNIHHASEVIEADDEPVRAVRRKKDASMVVAGRLVREGEAEAMISAGNTGALMTTGLLVVGRMDGIERPALAPMIPTVDERGVLALDLGANMDAKPEHLAQYALMGSIYREKVHGISRPRVGLLNVGTEEMKGNELTKAAYPLIQQLPIHFVGNVEARDILTGACDVLVCDGFAGNILLKSLEGTAGTIFSILKQEFSKSLKNKLAAAMLMPSLRGMKKTLDYKEHGGAPLLGLSGLVVKGHGSSDGEAIKNAVRQARTAIQSRLTESIAQEISGKRVVE, encoded by the coding sequence ATGAGAATCGCCATTGATGCCATGGGTGGAGACCACGCGCCGAAGAGTACGCTCGAAGGTGCCCTTGCCGCAGCCAAGGAATGGAATGATATCGAAATTATTCTCGTCGGTGACCAGGCGCAGCTCGAACCGCTGCTGAAGGATTCGGCTGTGCCTGCCAATTTGAATATTCATCATGCTTCAGAGGTCATTGAGGCGGATGATGAGCCTGTGCGCGCGGTGCGCCGCAAGAAAGACGCCTCTATGGTCGTGGCGGGCCGGCTTGTGCGCGAAGGCGAAGCCGAAGCGATGATCTCCGCTGGCAACACGGGCGCGCTGATGACGACGGGTCTGCTCGTCGTAGGACGGATGGACGGAATCGAGCGCCCGGCGCTGGCTCCGATGATTCCGACGGTGGACGAGCGGGGGGTGCTGGCGCTTGATCTGGGCGCCAACATGGACGCGAAGCCGGAGCATCTGGCTCAGTACGCCCTGATGGGCAGCATTTACCGGGAGAAGGTGCATGGCATCAGCCGTCCGCGCGTCGGCCTCCTGAATGTCGGCACAGAGGAAATGAAGGGCAATGAGCTGACGAAGGCGGCTTATCCGCTCATTCAGCAGCTTCCAATTCATTTCGTCGGCAATGTAGAGGCTCGCGATATTCTGACGGGCGCTTGCGATGTGCTGGTTTGCGACGGGTTCGCGGGCAATATTTTGCTGAAGTCGCTGGAAGGCACGGCGGGTACGATATTCTCGATTTTGAAGCAGGAGTTCTCCAAATCGCTGAAGAACAAACTGGCCGCTGCCATGTTAATGCCTTCTCTTCGGGGAATGAAGAAGACGCTCGACTACAAGGAACACGGCGGAGCTCCGCTCCTTGGTCTCAGCGGACTTGTGGTTAAGGGGCATGGTTCCTCCGATGGCGAAGCGATCAAGAATGCGGTAAGGCAGGCCAGAACAGCAATTCAGAGTCGACTGACGGAGAGCATAGCACAGGAAATCAGCGGGAAGCGAGTGGTAGAATGA
- a CDS encoding beta-ketoacyl-ACP synthase III yields MMKSRSVGIIGTGKYVPERVLTNAELETMVETNDEWIVSRTGIRERHIAAPDQATSDLAYEAAVQALKSAGLAAEDIELIIVATITPDMTFPSTACILQEKLGAKKAAAFDLSAACSGFVYSLATANGFIQTGMYNNALIIGADALSRITDYTDRNTCVLFGDGAGAVVLGEVPEGRGFLSFDLGAEGAGGELLKLEGGGSRCPASEETVRSGKHFIYMNGREVFKFAVRVMGTATEEVLRKAGKDKSEIDLFVPHQANIRIIQSAMQRLDLPEEKCVINVDKYANTSAASIPLALVEAVEEGRVKEGDTLLLVGFGGGLTWGASVLVW; encoded by the coding sequence ATGATGAAATCACGTTCAGTAGGCATTATCGGAACAGGTAAATACGTGCCTGAACGGGTGTTAACGAACGCCGAACTGGAGACGATGGTAGAGACGAACGACGAATGGATCGTTTCGCGGACGGGAATCCGCGAGCGTCACATTGCGGCTCCGGATCAGGCGACTTCGGATTTGGCTTACGAGGCGGCTGTCCAGGCTTTGAAATCGGCAGGACTCGCCGCTGAAGATATCGAATTGATCATTGTGGCGACGATCACACCGGATATGACGTTTCCGTCCACAGCCTGCATTTTGCAGGAGAAGCTCGGAGCGAAGAAAGCGGCAGCTTTTGATTTGTCCGCGGCCTGCTCCGGATTTGTGTACAGCCTCGCTACGGCCAACGGCTTCATTCAGACCGGGATGTACAACAATGCCCTGATTATTGGGGCGGATGCCTTATCTCGCATAACAGACTACACGGATCGCAACACCTGCGTCTTGTTCGGCGACGGGGCCGGAGCGGTTGTGCTCGGCGAGGTTCCGGAAGGCAGAGGTTTCCTGTCTTTTGATCTGGGAGCCGAAGGAGCGGGGGGAGAGCTGCTCAAGCTTGAAGGCGGCGGATCGCGCTGCCCGGCGTCTGAAGAGACGGTACGCAGCGGCAAGCATTTCATTTACATGAACGGCCGGGAAGTGTTCAAATTTGCCGTTCGCGTCATGGGAACGGCGACGGAGGAAGTGCTCCGCAAAGCCGGCAAGGACAAGAGCGAAATCGATCTGTTCGTTCCGCATCAGGCGAACATCCGCATTATTCAATCCGCTATGCAGCGGCTTGATCTACCGGAGGAGAAATGCGTCATAAACGTGGATAAATATGCGAATACCTCGGCGGCATCGATTCCTCTTGCACTTGTGGAAGCTGTGGAGGAAGGCCGTGTGAAGGAAGGCGACACCTTGCTTCTCGTAGGTTTTGGCGGCGGCCTCACTTGGGGCGCATCCGTGCTTGTCTGGTAA
- the fabD gene encoding ACP S-malonyltransferase, giving the protein MGKLAFVFPGQGSQSVGMGQDIYESVPESRQLFEQADEILGFPLTRLIFEGPDTELKQTANTQPALLTTSAALYQALAAKGIKPDFVAGHSLGEYSALTAAGALSFSDAVATVRARGEFMEQAVPGGQGAMAAVLGGEREALAALCADITAGGSLVELANVNCPGQIVVSGSKAGVDAVVQRVKEIGAKRAIPLEVSGPFHSSLMKSAAEKLAGKLEQISIVDASIPVVANVTATAVQRGEEISHLLVEQVYSPVLWEDSVAWLIEQGVDTFVEIGPGSVLTGLIKKINRGVTTYNVNSLESLEQTAAALL; this is encoded by the coding sequence ATGGGTAAGCTGGCATTTGTATTTCCGGGTCAAGGTTCGCAAAGCGTAGGAATGGGTCAGGACATCTATGAATCTGTGCCGGAATCCCGGCAGCTGTTCGAGCAGGCGGATGAGATTCTTGGCTTTCCGTTGACTCGCCTTATTTTTGAAGGCCCGGATACGGAATTGAAGCAGACGGCAAATACGCAGCCTGCGCTGCTGACGACTAGCGCAGCGTTATATCAGGCTCTTGCGGCGAAAGGAATCAAGCCGGACTTCGTAGCGGGACACAGTCTCGGGGAATACAGCGCGCTTACGGCAGCTGGAGCGCTCAGCTTCAGCGACGCCGTCGCAACCGTACGGGCGCGGGGCGAGTTCATGGAGCAAGCCGTTCCAGGCGGCCAAGGCGCAATGGCTGCAGTGCTTGGCGGGGAGCGCGAGGCACTAGCCGCCTTATGCGCTGACATTACAGCTGGCGGAAGCCTGGTTGAGCTGGCGAACGTCAATTGCCCGGGCCAAATCGTAGTTTCCGGCAGCAAAGCAGGCGTAGATGCCGTCGTCCAGCGTGTCAAGGAAATTGGCGCCAAGCGGGCGATTCCGCTCGAAGTTAGCGGCCCGTTCCACTCGTCGCTCATGAAATCGGCAGCGGAGAAACTGGCCGGCAAGCTGGAGCAGATCTCGATCGTTGATGCTTCGATCCCCGTTGTTGCCAATGTTACGGCCACTGCGGTTCAGCGCGGAGAAGAGATCTCCCATTTGCTTGTAGAGCAGGTATATTCGCCGGTTCTATGGGAGGACAGCGTTGCTTGGCTGATCGAGCAGGGCGTAGATACCTTCGTGGAAATCGGCCCCGGCAGCGTATTAACCGGGCTGATCAAGAAAATTAACCGAGGCGTAACAACGTATAACGTGAATAGCCTGGAGAGCTTGGAGCAGACGGCAGCCGCGCTGCTGTAG
- the fabG gene encoding 3-oxoacyl-[acyl-carrier-protein] reductase → MTKLLSGQAALVTGASRGIGRAIALALAEAGANVAVNYAGNEEAAARVVAEIEALGVQAFAVKGHVGDSAQFEAIVKQTLDTWGRIDILVNNAGITRDNLIMRMKEEEFDAVIETNLKGVFNGIKAVTRPMMKQRSGRIINISSVVGVLGNAGQANYVAAKAGVIGLTKSSARELASRNITVNCIAPGFIATDMTDQLPEDLRQNLLSDIPLARLGQPEEIAKVAVFLASDAASYMTGQTLHVDGGMYM, encoded by the coding sequence ATGACGAAATTGCTTAGTGGTCAGGCAGCTCTGGTTACGGGGGCCTCTCGCGGCATTGGACGCGCTATTGCGCTGGCGCTTGCGGAAGCAGGGGCAAACGTGGCCGTCAATTATGCGGGCAATGAGGAAGCGGCGGCTCGCGTCGTCGCCGAAATCGAGGCTCTCGGCGTTCAGGCGTTCGCTGTCAAAGGGCATGTCGGGGATAGCGCTCAATTCGAGGCGATCGTCAAGCAGACCTTGGATACGTGGGGCCGAATCGATATTCTGGTGAATAACGCTGGAATTACTAGAGATAATCTAATTATGCGGATGAAAGAAGAAGAGTTCGACGCCGTCATCGAGACGAATCTCAAAGGCGTATTCAACGGCATCAAAGCGGTTACCCGTCCAATGATGAAGCAGCGCTCGGGCCGTATTATCAACATTTCGTCTGTAGTGGGCGTGCTAGGAAATGCCGGACAGGCCAACTACGTGGCGGCCAAGGCGGGTGTAATTGGCCTTACGAAATCGTCCGCCCGCGAGCTGGCTAGCCGGAACATTACGGTGAACTGCATTGCTCCGGGATTCATTGCGACGGATATGACAGATCAGCTGCCGGAAGATTTGCGGCAGAATCTGCTCAGCGATATTCCGCTCGCACGTCTTGGGCAGCCGGAAGAAATCGCGAAAGTCGCGGTATTCCTGGCTTCCGACGCAGCGTCATATATGACGGGGCAGACTCTGCATGTAGACGGCGGGATGTATATGTGA
- the acpP gene encoding acyl carrier protein has product MSDVLERVKRIVVDRLGADEAEVTLEASFKDDLGADSLDVVELVMELEDEFDLEISDEDAEKITTVGEVVNYIQSHT; this is encoded by the coding sequence ATGTCCGATGTATTGGAGCGCGTAAAACGCATTGTAGTGGATCGCCTCGGCGCAGATGAAGCTGAAGTGACGCTTGAAGCGTCTTTCAAAGATGACCTGGGTGCTGATTCGCTGGATGTAGTCGAATTGGTCATGGAACTCGAAGATGAATTCGATTTGGAAATTTCAGATGAAGATGCTGAGAAGATTACGACCGTAGGTGAAGTTGTAAACTACATACAATCTCATACCTAA
- the fabF gene encoding beta-ketoacyl-ACP synthase II: protein MKHRVVITGMGVVTSLGQDLDTFWNNLMAGKSGVSAIESFDVSEYPTRIAASVKDFNAEDYVDRKEARKMDRFVQFAAAAATSAIKDSGLVIGEQVDPERVGVIIGSGIGGLGTWEDQHNILLQKGPKRVSPFFIPMMIANMASGHVSILFGAKGPNSTAVTACATGTHSIGDSYKLIQRGDADVMICGGAEATIRPTGLAGFCSMRAMSTRNDEPERASRPFDTGRDGFVMGEGSGVLVLESLEHAQKRGAKIYAEVIGYGLSADAHHMTDPDPNGARRCMEMAIREAGINVSEVDYINAHGTSTPAGDRSETIAIKEALGEHARKVAVSSTKSMTGHLLGAAGGVEAVICGLTIKNSKIAPTINLENQDPECDLDYVPNVARAADVNVAMSNSFGFGGHNATIVLKKFEA from the coding sequence TTGAAGCATAGAGTGGTAATAACCGGTATGGGAGTCGTTACATCCCTCGGTCAAGACTTGGATACGTTCTGGAATAATCTCATGGCGGGAAAATCGGGGGTATCCGCGATTGAATCGTTCGACGTTAGCGAATATCCGACCCGGATCGCCGCTTCGGTAAAGGACTTCAATGCCGAAGATTACGTAGACCGCAAGGAAGCGCGCAAGATGGACCGTTTCGTTCAATTTGCAGCGGCGGCGGCTACGAGTGCTATTAAAGACAGCGGCCTCGTGATTGGTGAGCAGGTTGACCCTGAGCGCGTCGGCGTTATTATCGGTTCGGGGATTGGCGGACTGGGAACCTGGGAAGATCAGCATAACATTTTGCTGCAAAAAGGCCCAAAACGCGTAAGTCCTTTCTTCATTCCGATGATGATTGCGAACATGGCTTCCGGCCACGTGTCAATACTGTTCGGTGCGAAAGGACCAAACAGTACAGCTGTAACGGCGTGCGCGACCGGAACTCATTCCATTGGCGATTCGTATAAATTAATTCAGCGTGGCGATGCCGATGTCATGATTTGCGGCGGCGCAGAAGCAACGATCAGACCTACCGGTCTCGCCGGATTCTGCTCGATGCGGGCGATGTCGACCCGTAATGATGAGCCTGAGAGAGCAAGCCGCCCGTTCGATACGGGACGCGACGGCTTTGTCATGGGCGAAGGCTCGGGGGTTCTCGTGCTGGAGTCCTTGGAGCACGCGCAGAAGCGCGGAGCGAAAATTTATGCGGAAGTGATCGGTTACGGGTTAAGCGCTGATGCGCATCATATGACCGATCCGGATCCAAACGGAGCGCGCCGATGCATGGAGATGGCGATTCGCGAAGCGGGCATTAACGTAAGTGAGGTTGATTATATCAATGCCCACGGTACGTCAACTCCTGCAGGCGACCGCTCCGAGACGATCGCAATCAAAGAGGCGCTGGGAGAGCATGCGCGCAAAGTGGCCGTCAGCTCGACGAAATCGATGACAGGTCATTTGCTAGGCGCAGCGGGCGGCGTGGAGGCCGTTATTTGCGGTCTGACGATCAAGAACAGCAAAATTGCACCAACGATCAATCTGGAGAACCAGGATCCGGAATGCGATTTGGATTACGTGCCAAATGTAGCGAGAGCCGCAGATGTCAATGTAGCTATGTCCAACTCCTTCGGGTTCGGCGGTCACAATGCCACTATCGTTCTGAAGAAATTTGAAGCATAA
- the rnc gene encoding ribonuclease III: protein MSGDLKQLQHKLQIVFQNRQLLKQAFTHASYVNEHRFSQNQDNERLEFLGDAVLELTVSEHLYRMFPDRPEGELTKLRAAIVCEPSLVKFAESLEFGKYVLLGKGEELTGGRTRPALLADVFESFIGALYLDQGLKAVNAFLHQHVFTQFTLNGKLQTTDFKTELQELTQHHNMGVLEYRIIEERGPAHEREFVSQVSMDGRALGQGTGRSKKEAEQQAAAVALERLKSLNE, encoded by the coding sequence TTGAGTGGAGATCTGAAGCAGTTACAGCACAAACTTCAAATTGTATTCCAAAACCGACAGCTGTTGAAACAGGCCTTTACCCATGCATCATATGTGAATGAACATCGGTTCAGCCAGAATCAGGATAACGAGCGCCTGGAGTTTCTGGGCGACGCTGTCCTGGAGCTGACGGTATCCGAGCATTTGTATCGGATGTTTCCGGATCGTCCAGAGGGAGAACTGACCAAGCTTCGCGCAGCCATCGTATGCGAGCCATCGCTTGTGAAGTTTGCCGAAAGCCTGGAGTTCGGCAAATACGTATTGCTGGGGAAGGGAGAGGAATTAACCGGCGGACGTACTCGTCCGGCGCTGCTGGCTGATGTGTTCGAGTCGTTCATCGGCGCCCTCTATCTGGATCAGGGGTTGAAGGCTGTTAATGCTTTCCTTCATCAGCATGTATTCACGCAGTTCACGCTTAACGGGAAGCTGCAGACGACGGATTTCAAGACGGAGCTGCAGGAGCTCACCCAGCATCACAACATGGGCGTGCTGGAGTACCGTATCATCGAGGAGCGTGGACCGGCTCATGAACGGGAGTTCGTCTCCCAGGTATCCATGGATGGCCGGGCGCTGGGGCAGGGAACTGGACGTTCCAAGAAGGAAGCTGAACAGCAGGCTGCCGCAGTGGCGCTAGAACGTTTGAAATCTTTGAATGAATGA